TCTGTAAAAATATTCTCGAATCAAAAGACTTCTCGCGCTGCACTACCCTGCTTGGCTATATGCCTTTACCAGATGAAGCAGATATAACACCTGTAATTCAGGCGGCACTTTCAAAAGGCAAAAAGATATTTCTGCCTAAAGTATTTACAGGCACATCTAAGATGGAGTTCTACCTTTACGATAACACGACCAATACACAGACAGGTAATTTTGGGATAACTGAACCTGGTGGTGAAACTCTCAGTTTTACAAAATTTCTTGAACAGCTTTCCATACAGCAGTATTCACCGGCTGCTCATTCGTCAAATTATGTCGATATTGATGAACACGACCAGCCTGTAGAACATATTCTTGTTCTGGTTCCAGGCCGCGCCTTTACAAAGAATGGAAAAAGAATTGGACGTGGAAAAGGCTTTTATGACATTTATTTTTCACATGTGCCGTTAGTTTTTGACATAAAAAAATCCGGCGTGTGTCTGGAATGTCAACTTTTCGAAAACCTTCCAACAACGCCGGATGATATTTTAATGGATAGTCTTTATTGCGGACAATCCTAAGCCGACCCTTTCGGCCCGGTTTTTAACGAATTTCCGATTATTACTATTTCTGGAGAATAAACTCAACGCGTCTGTTCTTCCAGTTGTTATCCTTATCCTTAGGATTTACAACAGGTCTTGTACCACCCATACCCTCTGTAGAAAGAGCAGCAGCACTTACACCCTTCTTTGTAAGGTATGCCTTGATTGCATCTGCACGTTCCTTAGAAAGAGGCATTGAAGCACGTCCCCATTCCTGAGGATTATCTACAGTCTCTTCATTAGGATTATCAGTAATCTTATTAGCATGTCCTACGATTGTAACCTTGTAGTCCTTGAACTTCTTGAGGATTTCTGCAATACGGTTCAAAACCTTAAGATTGTTTTCAACCTTTGATGCATCAAGTTTAGCATTAGAAGTCTGGAAGTTAGCAGCATCAGATTCGAAGATAATAGAAGGAACTGCCATCTTCAAAAGGTTACCATCACGGATAACAAGAACATCAACAGGAATTACACCGTTTACAGTAGAAGTCATTCCAAGGTTATCAGTTACAGTAAATGCATAAGGATAGTCCATAGCAGACTGTACGCGCTCAGCATTTCCGTTTGCATCTTTCTGAACATTACTCAAACCGTCCCAGATAATACGTTCTGTAATCTGGCTCTTTCCAGAAGTCTTCCAGAAGTCTTTTCCTCTAGGATCTTTGATTGTAAATGACCAGCTCTTAATCTTAGCTTTAGTTGAACCAGAAAGTTTGATGTAAAGATCATCATCTACACCATCGTTATCCGGGCTGAAGTATTCAGGAGCAGTTTTTACACTGAGTTTTGGAGCTGTAGCAGTACAGATAAATGGAGATGAAACTGCACTTACCTTATTACCAGTAATGTAAACAATTTCAAGAGTTCCTGTGAAAGTTCCTTCGCAGGCAACACCGTCTTTTCCAGCACCATTCCAGTTGATTACAGCAGGAAGATTTGCACTGTCTTTTTCTGAAAGACCGTAAACACTTGTTCCGTCTTCCTTACGAACATCAAAGTTCCATGCCTTAATATTATCTGTTACAGATGTACGGATATCAAACTTCTGAACATCAAGTGTACCATCGTTATTAGGAGAGATTCCTTCGTATTCAGCAGTGATATAAGCCTTTGTTTCGCGGTTATCAAGAGTGATTCCCTTAAGTTCTGTAGAGAAGCTGTTTCCAGCATCATCAGTTGAGAAAATCACGATATTATACTTTCCGTCTGCAGCCATATTACCAGCTTCATCAGTTCCATCCCATGTAAAGTTGTCTTTGCTTCCATTCCAAGAGAACTTCTTAACAGCCTTATCTTTTGAATTACGAACTTCTGCATTCCAGAGTTTTTCTGCAGTACTTTCCTTTATTGAAACAGGAATTGTCTTCTGTGCACCATTTCCATTAGGTGAGAATGAATTCCATGCTGTTTCTGCAACAAGGTTAGGAGCTGCTGTATCAAGTTCAAAATTCTGAGTAGAAGCAGATGCAGTAGAACCGTTTACAGCCTTTATAGAAAGCTGTGCTGAATATGTTCCATCAGGACAAAGAAGTTTTGCTGAATCTTTTCCATCCCATACAAAGTTTACAGGAAGCTTTTTATCTTCTTTTACAGAATAAACTGTATTACCCTTCTTATCGCGGATAATGAAATCATAAGCAGATACATCTTTTGTAGCAGTTACAGGAGTAAATGTAATTGTATCTTTTACTTTGTTGCCATTTGGAGAGAATGCAGTATCAGACATAGCAAGAAGCAGCTGAGCTTCTGTAGTATCAAAAGTTACAAAGTCAGTAGTCTGGCTCTTTCCAGTATTTCCAGCAAGGTCAGTTCCTGTCAAAACAAAGCGGTACTGTCCCTTATCTGCGATATTTCCTTCAGAAGAAATACCGTTCCATACAACTTCAGTTGGAGGATACTCACCAAAATCATAAGATCTTACAACTTTACCGTCTGCATTCTGAATTTCACCAATCCATGAAGGAACAGCAGCACCATCAGAAGGAACAGGAGAAATCTTAAAGATTACAGAATCCTTTGAACCGGCACCAAATACCTTTTCAGAAGCTGAGATCTGAGCAGAAGGCTTGTCTGTATCAAGAACAAGCACTGGAGAAGAAATAGGAGCAGGCTCATATCCATTCAGATATTTTGCAGTAACAACAGCCTGATATTTACCGTCCTTAAGCTGTTTTCCATTATCATCATTACCATCAAATACAATAGAAGAAGGTGGAACAGCACCATTATTAGACTGATTATATGTACGAACTGTCTTTCCGGCAGAATCTTTTACTGTAACAGCCCATTCAACAAGCTTATTTCCGCTCTTTTCTTCTGGAACAGGAATTGAAACATCAAGAGTAACAGCAGAAGTCTTGCTGTCTGTTTTTGGAGAGAAGTAGCGTGAGCCCTGTACATAAAGATTTGTAGCAGGCTTTTCAGCAGAATAGATGATGTTTGTGATTGATGCAGGAAGTGAAGTATTTCCCGCACGGTCTGTAGCAGAGATTTCATAAGAGTAAACACCATCATAAACCTGAGCATCTGTATCATCAGTACCCTTCCACTGGAATTCTGCAGGTTCTGCATTTACCCACTTTACAGTTTTTACAACTTTACCATCGGCAGCACGGAACAAACCAACCCATTCATCTTCAACAGAACCAGTCTGTTTGATTCTGAGGGCAGCCTTTGCACCTTCACCAAAAATCTTGTCTCCAGGCTGAGAAAGCTCTACATCAGGAGCAACTGTATCAACTACAACCTCATATTCCTTTGTTTTACCGGTATTACCGTTATCATCAGTTGCAGTAATATAATAGAAATAATTGCCGTCTGGAGCAGTTTCACCATTGTTCATTGCACCATTCCAGACAACAGTTTCTGGAACTGTAACGCCCTGTTTTGGTGTAAAAAGCTGCTTAAAGAAAGCCTTAAAAGTCATCTTTGTAGGACGAGCAATCTTATTTTCAATAGTACGAACAATGTTATGGTTTGAATCCATAATAACAAGGCTCCAGCCCTGAACATAACGCTTATCCGAAATCTTCATAGGAATTGCAAGTTCATCCTGAATACCATCATTATTTGGAGAAATATATTTTGGTTCTGCAACTGCAAATACCGTAACTGCGGCCATAAGAAGGCCGGAAATTAAAATTTTCTTATCCATCATTAAAACTCCTTTTTACCTTCTTAAATTATTCCTTTTCATCCCATACTGTAATCTTAGGAGGCTCATTATCAGCCATACCAAGATCAATATCTACACCAGCAGATACAGCATGTACTGTTTTATAAAGATTCTTGTAGCCGGCAGAAACTGTCATTTCACTCTGGCTCCAGCCATTATCTTCAAGATACTGATTGTTTTTTACGTCGAAAGAGAACTTAAAGAGGAAGGCAATTGAAGGAATAAAATTGTTTTTACCCTTAATTACCTCTGCCATATTGAACTTTTCACCTACACTGATGATGAATGCATCCTTAAAGGCAACCTGTGCATTAAAATCAACAATAAAATTCTGGAAGCAAGGTACTGAAAAATCAAGTCCAAGACCGATTTTTGCAATTTCTGTATTAAGGATTGTACCTGCAGCACCAGCTTTAAGAGTAGCAAGTGTCGGATATGGTGTATTCTGGGCTTCTTCATCAATTCCCCAGCGATCTACATCACTATACATCTTACCAAGATTAAGCACTGAAGCTCCAATACGGAAATCACTGAAAGGCCCAAGATTTCCCCAGTTATAAAGGGCACCAAAATCTGCATACAAAGACCAGTCATTACCATAAGTCCATGCATAACCACCACCAGCATTAAGACCAATGCTAAGTTTATCAGTTATCTCTTTTGCAAGGCCAGCCTTTAAATTAAGTGATTTTCCAAGATGCATTTCCTTAAACTGTGCAAAAGTGCCGTTCATATTACCACTAAAAATAAACATCTTAAATGGAATAAGAATACCAGTCTGAAAAGAAGCACCAAGCTGTGTTTCATTCTCTTTATTTGCTGAATAAAGGAAAGTATAACCTGCTGTAAGGT
The Treponema bryantii DNA segment above includes these coding regions:
- a CDS encoding 5-formyltetrahydrofolate cyclo-ligase, whose protein sequence is MIKADIRKEIKSRISALSAEELKAQSEVLCKNILESKDFSRCTTLLGYMPLPDEADITPVIQAALSKGKKIFLPKVFTGTSKMEFYLYDNTTNTQTGNFGITEPGGETLSFTKFLEQLSIQQYSPAAHSSNYVDIDEHDQPVEHILVLVPGRAFTKNGKRIGRGKGFYDIYFSHVPLVFDIKKSGVCLECQLFENLPTTPDDILMDSLYCGQS
- a CDS encoding FlgD immunoglobulin-like domain containing protein, translated to MMDKKILISGLLMAAVTVFAVAEPKYISPNNDGIQDELAIPMKISDKRYVQGWSLVIMDSNHNIVRTIENKIARPTKMTFKAFFKQLFTPKQGVTVPETVVWNGAMNNGETAPDGNYFYYITATDDNGNTGKTKEYEVVVDTVAPDVELSQPGDKIFGEGAKAALRIKQTGSVEDEWVGLFRAADGKVVKTVKWVNAEPAEFQWKGTDDTDAQVYDGVYSYEISATDRAGNTSLPASITNIIYSAEKPATNLYVQGSRYFSPKTDSKTSAVTLDVSIPVPEEKSGNKLVEWAVTVKDSAGKTVRTYNQSNNGAVPPSSIVFDGNDDNGKQLKDGKYQAVVTAKYLNGYEPAPISSPVLVLDTDKPSAQISASEKVFGAGSKDSVIFKISPVPSDGAAVPSWIGEIQNADGKVVRSYDFGEYPPTEVVWNGISSEGNIADKGQYRFVLTGTDLAGNTGKSQTTDFVTFDTTEAQLLLAMSDTAFSPNGNKVKDTITFTPVTATKDVSAYDFIIRDKKGNTVYSVKEDKKLPVNFVWDGKDSAKLLCPDGTYSAQLSIKAVNGSTASASTQNFELDTAAPNLVAETAWNSFSPNGNGAQKTIPVSIKESTAEKLWNAEVRNSKDKAVKKFSWNGSKDNFTWDGTDEAGNMAADGKYNIVIFSTDDAGNSFSTELKGITLDNRETKAYITAEYEGISPNNDGTLDVQKFDIRTSVTDNIKAWNFDVRKEDGTSVYGLSEKDSANLPAVINWNGAGKDGVACEGTFTGTLEIVYITGNKVSAVSSPFICTATAPKLSVKTAPEYFSPDNDGVDDDLYIKLSGSTKAKIKSWSFTIKDPRGKDFWKTSGKSQITERIIWDGLSNVQKDANGNAERVQSAMDYPYAFTVTDNLGMTSTVNGVIPVDVLVIRDGNLLKMAVPSIIFESDAANFQTSNAKLDASKVENNLKVLNRIAEILKKFKDYKVTIVGHANKITDNPNEETVDNPQEWGRASMPLSKERADAIKAYLTKKGVSAAALSTEGMGGTRPVVNPKDKDNNWKNRRVEFILQK